One genomic segment of Pseudomonadota bacterium includes these proteins:
- a CDS encoding DUF885 domain-containing protein: MRIRLFAAALSAAILAACAREQPKPADAPPAAVAASPKSWPQFVDAFIESRFKADPYFAVDSGRHEYDGLMPDWSRDALEADVAQLRAQRASLDEFDAAALQPEQRFEREYLRWVIGKELFWLADVGEPFRNPAWYLGKLDPSMYLTREYAPLPQRLTGFLGYARAIPKLAAEIRANVRTPIPKAFIERSVAAYSGYATFFRTEMPAFYRDLGDEKLKRDLTLATADAAVSMDELTQWLESQRATGTDDFALGAAKFSQMLRDTEHVDTSLEELELAGRKDLERNLAALAQACAAYAPKAKLSACVDKMRADKPTGGTIDGARAQLAELRKFVLDRRIVTIPNQEQALVAESPPYNRGNFAYISIPGPYENPAIKATYYVAPPDARWSAAERNAYLPGKAYLLFVSAHEVWPGHYLQSQFANRNPSRVAALWWDYAFGEGWAHYAEEMMYDAGLGDGKPEMRIGMLTNALLRDVRFISAVCLHSGCMSLAESEQMFREQAFADAGNARQQALRGTYDPGYLSYTLGKLMIRKLRADWLAANPQASPLQFHDRFLSYGVPPIPLVRKEMLGKEDTLL, translated from the coding sequence ATGCGTATCCGCCTGTTCGCCGCCGCGTTGAGCGCCGCCATTCTCGCCGCCTGCGCCCGCGAGCAACCGAAACCCGCCGACGCACCCCCTGCGGCGGTGGCCGCGAGTCCGAAGAGCTGGCCACAGTTCGTCGACGCGTTCATCGAGTCGCGTTTCAAGGCCGACCCGTATTTCGCGGTCGATTCCGGCCGCCACGAATACGACGGCCTGATGCCCGACTGGAGCCGCGACGCGCTCGAGGCGGACGTCGCGCAGCTGCGCGCCCAGCGCGCCAGCCTCGATGAGTTCGACGCTGCGGCACTCCAGCCCGAACAGCGTTTCGAGCGCGAATACCTGCGCTGGGTCATCGGCAAGGAGTTGTTCTGGCTCGCAGACGTCGGCGAGCCGTTCCGCAATCCCGCCTGGTATCTCGGCAAGCTGGATCCTTCGATGTACCTGACGCGCGAGTACGCGCCCTTGCCGCAGCGCCTCACCGGATTCCTCGGTTACGCACGCGCCATACCGAAACTGGCCGCTGAGATTCGCGCGAATGTGCGCACGCCGATCCCGAAAGCCTTCATCGAGCGCAGCGTCGCCGCCTACAGCGGCTACGCGACCTTCTTTCGCACCGAGATGCCCGCGTTCTACCGCGATCTCGGCGACGAGAAGCTGAAGCGCGATCTTACCCTGGCCACCGCGGACGCGGCGGTATCCATGGACGAGCTCACGCAATGGCTGGAGTCGCAGCGCGCCACCGGCACCGACGACTTCGCGCTCGGCGCGGCGAAGTTCTCGCAGATGCTGCGCGACACGGAACACGTCGACACTTCGCTCGAGGAGCTCGAACTGGCCGGCCGCAAGGATCTCGAGCGCAATCTCGCGGCACTCGCGCAGGCGTGCGCCGCCTATGCGCCGAAGGCGAAGCTTTCGGCCTGCGTCGACAAGATGCGCGCCGACAAACCCACCGGCGGCACCATCGATGGGGCGCGCGCGCAATTGGCGGAGCTGCGCAAATTCGTCCTGGATCGCAGGATCGTCACCATCCCGAACCAGGAACAGGCGCTGGTGGCAGAGTCGCCGCCGTACAACCGCGGCAACTTTGCCTACATCAGCATTCCGGGGCCTTACGAGAACCCGGCCATCAAGGCCACGTACTACGTCGCGCCGCCGGACGCCCGGTGGAGCGCGGCGGAGCGTAATGCCTATCTGCCCGGAAAGGCCTATCTACTATTCGTGTCCGCGCACGAGGTGTGGCCGGGCCACTACCTGCAGTCGCAGTTCGCGAATCGCAATCCTTCGCGGGTGGCCGCGTTGTGGTGGGACTACGCTTTCGGAGAAGGCTGGGCTCATTACGCCGAGGAGATGATGTACGACGCCGGCCTCGGCGACGGCAAACCGGAGATGCGCATCGGCATGTTGACCAACGCGTTGCTGCGGGACGTGCGTTTCATCTCCGCCGTCTGCCTGCACAGCGGCTGCATGTCGCTGGCGGAATCGGAGCAGATGTTCCGCGAACAGGCGTTCGCGGATGCCGGCAACGCGCGCCAGCAGGCGCTGCGCGGCACCTACGACCCCGGCTATCTCTCGTACACGCTCGGCAAGTTGATGATCCGGAAATTGCGCGCCGACTGGCTGGCGGCAAATCCGCAGGCGTCGCCCCTGCAGTTCCACGACCGCTTCCTGTCGTACGGCGTGCCGCCCATACCCCTGGTGCGCAAGGAGATGCTGGGAAAGGAAGACACGCTGCTCTGA
- a CDS encoding DUF6607 family protein, with the protein MRANHTVFALVLCAAFAQGAFARDSAAFERDRKAILAMAGDFEVKFKFDETVALREGYELKHDKSAGFETVLVAEDTGRKIVLQHILVSKDGEHVVKHWRQDWTYEDRDLREFAGGRTWTGRHLSASTVRGTWTQAVYEVNDGPRYESYGRWVHDGMYSAWQSAVTWRPLPRREYSTRKDYDVLLAVNRQAITPWGWVHEQDNTKWDRSNTAVRPYIARELGVNEYRCVTDFDFAPARAYYERTRGYWAAVRAEWAHLLAGTRPVEVAGGAEVAEALDRVYEMANETTPEAGRIAEAQQLIRAAVKPQVHAVAQR; encoded by the coding sequence ATGCGTGCGAACCACACCGTTTTCGCCCTGGTCTTATGCGCTGCATTCGCGCAGGGCGCGTTCGCGCGGGATTCCGCGGCCTTCGAGCGTGATCGCAAAGCCATCCTCGCCATGGCGGGCGATTTCGAGGTGAAGTTCAAGTTCGACGAGACGGTCGCGTTGCGCGAGGGCTACGAACTCAAACACGACAAGTCCGCCGGCTTCGAGACCGTGCTGGTCGCCGAGGACACCGGCAGGAAAATCGTGCTGCAGCACATCCTCGTGAGCAAGGACGGCGAACATGTCGTCAAACACTGGCGCCAGGACTGGACCTACGAAGACCGCGACCTGCGTGAATTCGCCGGTGGCCGCACCTGGACGGGCCGCCATCTTTCCGCCAGCACCGTGCGCGGCACCTGGACGCAGGCGGTGTACGAAGTGAACGACGGCCCGCGCTACGAAAGCTACGGTAGATGGGTGCACGACGGCATGTACTCAGCCTGGCAATCCGCCGTCACGTGGCGGCCGCTGCCGCGCCGCGAATATTCCACGCGCAAGGACTACGACGTGTTGCTGGCCGTGAATCGCCAGGCGATCACGCCCTGGGGCTGGGTCCACGAGCAGGACAATACGAAATGGGACCGCTCCAACACGGCCGTCCGTCCGTACATCGCGCGCGAGCTCGGCGTGAACGAATACCGCTGCGTCACGGATTTCGATTTTGCGCCGGCACGCGCTTACTACGAACGCACCCGGGGTTACTGGGCAGCTGTGCGCGCCGAGTGGGCGCATCTGCTGGCGGGCACCAGGCCAGTCGAAGTAGCCGGCGGCGCGGAGGTGGCCGAAGCACTCGATCGCGTCTACGAGATGGCGAACGAGACGACGCCCGAGGCGGGCCGTATCGCGGAAGCGCAGCAACTGATCCGCGCCGCGGTCAAACCGCAGGTCCACGCCGTCGCGCAGCGTTGA
- a CDS encoding TonB-dependent hemoglobin/transferrin/lactoferrin family receptor has product MKFPAVPVSTLAVALLAGPAMAAPAQSASPETPLDEITVSATKIATPLLEVPATVSVIGSEDFERRVDGDIRDLVRYEPNVSVRNNVDRFGLSNFNVRGIEGNRVLIEIDNVRIPDTFSIGSFSNASRDGIDLDLLKRVEIVRGSASSLYGSDAIGGVVALTTKDPADLLRERDFYLGARGTYGEAHDGSSGSVTAAGRFGRFSALAVYTHQENGSYENHGTNDALNGTRTTPNPQDGYGDGVLLKGVFNPGDTQALRLTFESSRHDQFTDVITSRTATAALDTTSLTGDDDDERQRVSFEHEFSELGFALLDGGVWRIYDQKSKTRQYTTENRTVRAGAVTTLRVRDRVFQFDQDLSGGEVTLYKTWETGALSQRVTVGLEYLDTHTEQLRGGVERNLTTGTVTSQVGPDLFPVRDFPNSDTRSSSIYLQDEMRAGRFIVTPGVRFDRYELTPRPDPIFAADNPGVTPAPVDDDSVSPKLGVVFRALDTLSVFASYNYGYRAPPYADVNVGFTNLAGGYTTIPNPDLKPESSDNFEAGVKYSNDGLRLDFSAFYNTYDDFIQSFATVGIDPQSGLLVFQSQNLDSVRIYGAEAKAVVPFGPLTWQSAIGYSRGTNRETNKPLDTIDPLRVVTGVDYLPAGARWNTGLAITWVDGKSRVDPEVSQFLPGSYLTIDFYGEFRVGDHLRLNAGVYNLTDEKYWDWADVRGRPSTDVAIDRFTRPGRTASLSLKVEF; this is encoded by the coding sequence ATGAAATTCCCCGCAGTCCCTGTCAGTACGCTCGCTGTCGCGCTCCTTGCCGGTCCGGCAATGGCCGCTCCGGCGCAATCCGCGAGTCCCGAGACGCCGCTCGACGAGATCACCGTGAGCGCGACCAAGATCGCCACGCCGCTGCTCGAGGTGCCCGCCACCGTGTCGGTCATCGGCAGCGAGGATTTCGAACGGCGCGTCGACGGCGACATCCGCGACCTGGTGCGCTACGAGCCCAATGTATCGGTACGCAACAACGTCGACCGGTTCGGCCTGTCGAATTTCAACGTACGCGGCATCGAGGGCAACCGTGTGCTCATCGAGATCGACAACGTGCGCATCCCCGACACATTCTCGATCGGCAGCTTTTCGAATGCCTCGCGCGACGGCATCGATCTCGATCTGCTCAAGCGCGTCGAGATCGTGCGCGGCTCGGCTTCGTCGCTGTACGGTTCCGATGCCATCGGTGGTGTCGTGGCGCTCACCACCAAAGATCCGGCGGATCTGCTGCGCGAGCGCGATTTCTACCTCGGCGCGCGCGGCACCTACGGCGAGGCGCACGACGGCAGCAGCGGCTCCGTCACCGCTGCCGGCCGTTTCGGCCGCTTCTCCGCGCTGGCGGTCTACACGCACCAGGAAAACGGCAGTTACGAAAACCACGGCACGAACGATGCGTTGAACGGCACGCGCACCACGCCCAACCCGCAGGACGGTTACGGCGACGGCGTGCTGCTCAAGGGTGTCTTCAATCCGGGCGATACGCAGGCGCTGCGACTGACGTTCGAAAGCTCGCGGCACGATCAGTTCACCGACGTCATCACCAGCCGCACCGCGACTGCCGCCCTCGACACCACCTCGCTGACCGGCGACGACGACGACGAACGCCAGCGCGTGTCGTTTGAGCATGAGTTCAGCGAGCTCGGCTTCGCGCTGCTCGATGGCGGCGTCTGGCGCATCTACGACCAGAAGTCCAAGACGCGCCAGTACACCACCGAGAATCGTACCGTGCGCGCCGGCGCAGTGACCACGCTACGCGTGCGCGACCGCGTATTCCAGTTCGACCAGGACCTCAGCGGTGGGGAAGTCACCCTGTACAAGACCTGGGAGACGGGCGCGCTCAGCCAGCGCGTCACCGTCGGCCTCGAATATCTCGATACTCACACCGAACAATTGCGCGGCGGCGTCGAGCGGAATCTGACGACCGGCACGGTCACCTCGCAGGTCGGCCCGGATCTGTTCCCGGTGCGCGATTTTCCGAACTCCGACACGCGCTCCAGCAGCATCTATCTACAGGACGAGATGCGCGCCGGCCGCTTCATCGTGACGCCGGGCGTGCGTTTCGACCGTTACGAACTCACGCCGCGCCCGGACCCAATTTTCGCCGCCGACAATCCGGGGGTCACCCCGGCGCCGGTCGACGACGACAGCGTTTCGCCCAAACTAGGCGTCGTGTTCCGCGCCCTGGATACGCTGTCGGTGTTCGCGAGCTACAACTACGGCTATCGTGCCCCGCCGTATGCCGACGTGAACGTAGGGTTCACGAATCTCGCCGGCGGCTACACCACCATTCCGAATCCGGATCTCAAACCCGAGAGCAGCGACAACTTCGAGGCGGGCGTGAAATATTCGAACGACGGACTGCGTCTCGATTTCAGCGCGTTCTACAACACGTACGACGATTTCATCCAGTCCTTCGCCACTGTGGGTATCGATCCGCAAAGTGGACTGCTGGTGTTCCAGTCGCAGAACCTGGATTCGGTGCGCATCTACGGCGCCGAGGCCAAGGCCGTCGTGCCGTTCGGCCCGCTGACCTGGCAATCCGCGATCGGTTACTCGCGTGGCACAAATCGCGAGACCAACAAGCCGCTTGATACCATTGACCCGCTGCGCGTGGTCACGGGTGTCGACTATCTACCGGCGGGCGCACGCTGGAATACAGGGCTTGCGATCACCTGGGTCGATGGAAAATCGCGTGTTGACCCCGAAGTTTCGCAGTTCCTGCCCGGCAGCTATCTCACCATCGACTTCTACGGCGAGTTCCGTGTTGGCGACCACCTGCGCCTGAACGCCGGGGTCTACAACCTTACCGACGAGAAATACTGGGACTGGGCCGATGTGCGCGGCCGTCCGTCGACCGACGTCGCCATCGACCGCTTCACGCGTCCCGGACGCACCGCGTCCCTCAGCCTCAAAGTGGAGTTCTAA
- a CDS encoding hemin uptake protein HemP codes for MPASPAVSRPASERVVSTKDLLNGAHRIWIEHAAERYLLQVTRSGKLILTK; via the coding sequence TTGCCCGCAAGCCCAGCCGTATCGCGTCCCGCGAGCGAACGGGTTGTATCGACCAAGGACCTGCTGAACGGCGCGCACCGCATCTGGATCGAACACGCCGCCGAACGTTACCTGTTGCAGGTGACGCGCAGCGGCAAACTCATCCTGACAAAATAA
- the hemJ gene encoding protoporphyrinogen oxidase HemJ — MLWLKAFHVVSVISWFAALLYLPRLFVYHSQIQIQGAAIDDAAGNSRFKVMERKLFKLMTFAAVLAIGFGVSMLALAPDYLLMRWLQFKLLLVFLLIGYHGACFALLQQFAADRNSRSERWYRVFNELPALLLIGIVILVVVKPF, encoded by the coding sequence ATGCTCTGGCTGAAAGCATTCCATGTCGTGAGCGTGATCAGCTGGTTCGCGGCACTGCTGTACCTGCCGCGGCTGTTCGTTTATCACTCGCAGATTCAGATCCAGGGTGCGGCCATCGACGACGCCGCGGGCAATTCACGCTTCAAGGTGATGGAGCGCAAGCTGTTCAAGCTCATGACCTTCGCGGCGGTGCTGGCCATCGGCTTCGGCGTCTCGATGCTGGCGCTGGCGCCGGACTATCTACTCATGCGCTGGCTGCAGTTCAAGCTGCTGTTGGTGTTTCTGCTGATCGGTTATCACGGAGCCTGTTTCGCGCTGCTCCAGCAGTTCGCGGCCGACCGCAATTCGCGCTCGGAGCGCTGGTACCGCGTGTTCAATGAACTGCCGGCGCTGCTGCTCATCGGCATCGTCATCCTCGTGGTCGTCAAACCGTTCTGA
- the hemH gene encoding ferrochelatase has product MKSGVLLVNSGTPATLATRDVRAFLAGLLGDPRVVELPRLLWWPILHGIILRIRPRASAKKYAAIWTPRGSPLALESEALRRALEESLRAEEIPVALAMLYTGGATVPQAIAALRAAGVDEIIALPMFPQYCGASTGAVFDQVTAALGALRHVPALRFISEYHRQPGYIDALAASVREHWREAGGARHLLMSFHGIPELFVTRGDPYRAHCQRTAALLAQKLGLAADAWSLSFQSRFGRARWLQPYTSELLAGMPKRGIASVSVICPGFAADCLETLEEIAMENRDVFLAAGGEKYHYIPALNARPDHVAALRAVVLGGAVVGQGEVANTCSG; this is encoded by the coding sequence ATGAAATCCGGCGTGCTGCTGGTCAACTCCGGCACCCCCGCGACCCTCGCGACGCGTGACGTACGCGCCTTCCTCGCCGGCTTGTTGGGCGATCCGCGCGTGGTCGAGCTGCCGCGGCTGCTGTGGTGGCCGATCCTGCACGGCATCATCCTGCGGATTCGCCCACGCGCGAGTGCGAAAAAGTACGCCGCGATCTGGACGCCCCGCGGGTCGCCGCTCGCGCTCGAAAGCGAAGCATTGCGCCGCGCGCTCGAAGAGTCGTTGCGAGCCGAAGAGATCCCGGTGGCACTCGCCATGCTCTATACCGGCGGAGCCACGGTGCCGCAGGCGATCGCCGCACTTCGCGCCGCAGGTGTGGACGAGATCATCGCGCTGCCGATGTTTCCGCAGTACTGCGGCGCATCCACCGGTGCCGTGTTCGACCAGGTGACCGCCGCATTGGGAGCGCTGCGCCACGTTCCAGCGCTGCGCTTCATCTCCGAATATCACCGGCAGCCTGGCTACATCGACGCGCTTGCCGCGAGTGTGCGGGAGCACTGGCGCGAAGCGGGCGGCGCGCGCCACCTGCTCATGTCCTTCCACGGCATCCCGGAGCTCTTCGTCACGCGGGGCGATCCGTATCGCGCCCATTGCCAGCGTACCGCGGCGCTGCTGGCGCAGAAGTTAGGCCTGGCCGCGGATGCGTGGAGTCTGTCGTTCCAGTCGCGGTTCGGGCGCGCTCGCTGGCTGCAGCCGTACACCAGCGAGCTGCTGGCGGGAATGCCGAAACGCGGCATCGCCAGTGTGAGCGTGATCTGCCCGGGCTTCGCCGCGGACTGTCTCGAAACACTCGAGGAAATCGCCATGGAGAATCGCGACGTATTCCTCGCCGCCGGTGGCGAGAAGTATCACTACATCCCCGCCTTGAATGCACGACCGGACCACGTCGCTGCGTTGCGCGCGGTGGTGCTCGGTGGAGCCGTGGTGGGGCAGGGCGAGGTCGCGAACACATGCTCTGGCTGA
- the hemF gene encoding oxygen-dependent coproporphyrinogen oxidase — translation MSGIGSAEIEAAREYFLGLHTRLTERWQSLDPANPQRRDEWQRPPGDVLSGSGRLSVIENGATFDRAGVAFSDVTGAKLPAAASERHTELAGQPFRAMGTSCVVHPVNPYAPTSHANVRLFTARGGEVWWFGGGFDLTPVYPFDEDARAWHEAARAACEPAGTQAYALLKDACDKYFWLPHRGETRGIGGLFADDLNHSTPQIGGGFEHCFALIRRIGDAYLETYTQVVRARAATPFGAREQDFQRLRRGRYVEFNLAFDRGTRFGLQSQARTESLLMSMPPRAEWRYDYRPAPGTPEARLADYLQPRDWLDEA, via the coding sequence GTGAGCGGTATCGGCAGCGCCGAGATCGAAGCGGCGCGGGAGTACTTTCTCGGCCTGCACACCCGGCTCACGGAGCGCTGGCAGTCGCTCGATCCGGCAAACCCGCAGCGGCGCGACGAATGGCAGCGTCCCCCCGGCGATGTGCTGAGTGGTAGCGGTCGCCTGTCCGTCATAGAGAATGGCGCGACCTTCGACCGCGCCGGCGTGGCCTTCAGCGACGTCACCGGTGCCAAACTACCCGCGGCGGCCAGCGAACGGCACACGGAGCTCGCGGGTCAGCCGTTTCGCGCGATGGGCACCAGCTGCGTGGTTCACCCGGTGAATCCCTATGCGCCGACATCGCATGCCAACGTCCGGCTGTTCACCGCGCGTGGGGGAGAAGTGTGGTGGTTCGGTGGCGGCTTCGACCTGACTCCTGTCTATCCATTCGACGAGGACGCGCGCGCCTGGCATGAAGCGGCGCGTGCCGCCTGCGAGCCGGCCGGCACGCAGGCCTATGCGCTGCTCAAGGACGCCTGCGACAAGTATTTCTGGCTGCCGCATCGCGGGGAAACCCGCGGCATCGGCGGCTTGTTCGCCGACGATCTGAACCACTCGACGCCGCAGATCGGCGGCGGGTTCGAGCATTGTTTCGCGTTGATCCGCCGCATCGGCGATGCCTATTTGGAGACTTACACGCAGGTCGTACGCGCCCGCGCCGCGACGCCGTTTGGCGCGCGCGAGCAGGATTTCCAGCGCCTGCGACGTGGCCGCTACGTCGAGTTCAACCTGGCGTTCGACCGCGGCACGCGTTTCGGATTGCAATCGCAAGCGCGCACGGAATCGCTGCTGATGTCCATGCCGCCGCGGGCCGAGTGGCGCTACGACTACCGTCCGGCGCCGGGTACGCCCGAGGCGCGGCTGGCGGACTATCTGCAGCCGCGCGACTGGCTGGACGAGGCATGA
- a CDS encoding response regulator transcription factor: MVDRIAIVEDERLVRELVAVNLRHAGYEIVAAEDFEQGKQILAKQDFQLAILDVMLPGGDGFALTRWARDQGVRAPILMLTARSDTTSKVRGLDAGADDYLPKPFDVNELLARVRALLRRASGRPVSAPPRLVFAAYWVRFDTGQALTNEGEVSLSDKELRLMEVFSANENRALTRTDLLEEVWGMDQFPTDRTVDNFILRLRKLFEPDPENPVHIVTLRGRGYLFRSAP, translated from the coding sequence ATGGTTGACCGCATTGCCATCGTCGAGGACGAACGGCTGGTGCGCGAGCTGGTCGCGGTAAACCTGCGGCACGCGGGTTACGAGATCGTCGCCGCGGAGGATTTCGAGCAGGGTAAACAGATCCTGGCCAAACAGGACTTCCAGCTCGCGATTCTCGACGTCATGTTGCCGGGCGGCGATGGTTTCGCGTTGACGCGCTGGGCGCGCGACCAGGGCGTGCGTGCGCCCATCCTCATGCTCACGGCGCGCAGCGACACCACCTCCAAGGTACGCGGTCTCGACGCCGGCGCGGACGACTATCTACCAAAGCCTTTCGACGTCAACGAGCTGCTGGCGCGCGTGCGCGCGTTGCTGCGGCGCGCGAGCGGGCGCCCGGTATCGGCACCGCCGCGACTGGTATTCGCCGCGTACTGGGTGCGTTTCGACACCGGCCAGGCGCTGACCAACGAAGGTGAAGTGTCGCTGTCGGACAAGGAGCTGCGATTGATGGAGGTGTTCTCGGCGAACGAGAACCGTGCCTTGACGCGCACCGACCTGCTCGAAGAAGTCTGGGGAATGGATCAATTCCCCACCGACCGCACGGTCGACAATTTCATCCTGCGGCTGCGCAAGTTGTTCGAGCCCGACCCCGAAAATCCCGTGCACATCGTCACCCTGCGCGGCCGCGGGTATCTCTTCAGGAGCGCGCCGTGA
- a CDS encoding HAMP domain-containing sensor histidine kinase, giving the protein MRSGFRQWFAERAELIVLGVTLVTTAALVVWWTILLRGEMRTNEMLERELLGTRVELTTQQVAERQVELAAHHDRRNVMLVGESTLLGLLLSGSLVLLFLLAQRRKQQREDMEKLLQFTSHEFKTPVAGVKGLLQSLAIGSIPDAQRAELIQLGQLECDRLEHLAETILAYQRAMSRDPRAGVQRIDAARFIADLLAHRSRTASGGDVQIAVVDAVAVLADRDGLRVILENLLDNAQKYGGGSVRIAAGVSEGRWRLDISDQGRGFAPNAAEKLFDIHNRGSGEGITHGAGLGLGIARQLARRMGGDVSAHSAGPGLGAVFSVTLMLAPHPTLPLGSEGAAHG; this is encoded by the coding sequence ATGCGCAGCGGATTCAGACAGTGGTTCGCGGAACGCGCCGAGCTCATCGTGCTCGGCGTGACGTTGGTCACGACCGCCGCATTGGTCGTGTGGTGGACCATCCTGCTGCGCGGCGAGATGCGCACCAACGAGATGCTCGAGCGCGAACTGCTCGGCACGCGCGTCGAGCTGACCACGCAGCAGGTGGCCGAGCGCCAGGTCGAGCTCGCGGCGCATCACGACCGGCGCAATGTGATGCTGGTGGGCGAATCCACGTTGTTAGGCTTGCTGCTCTCGGGCAGTCTCGTGTTGCTGTTCCTGCTGGCGCAACGGCGCAAGCAGCAGCGTGAGGACATGGAAAAGCTGCTGCAGTTCACCAGCCACGAATTCAAGACGCCGGTGGCGGGCGTAAAGGGGCTGCTGCAGAGTCTGGCGATCGGCAGTATTCCCGACGCGCAACGCGCCGAATTGATTCAGCTCGGCCAGCTCGAATGCGACCGGCTCGAACACCTGGCGGAAACCATCCTTGCCTACCAGCGCGCCATGTCGCGCGACCCGCGCGCCGGCGTGCAACGTATCGACGCGGCCCGTTTCATCGCCGACCTGCTCGCACATCGGTCGCGCACTGCCAGCGGCGGCGATGTCCAGATTGCGGTCGTCGATGCGGTCGCGGTGCTGGCGGATCGCGACGGACTGCGCGTGATTCTCGAAAACCTGCTCGACAACGCGCAGAAATATGGCGGCGGCAGTGTGCGGATCGCGGCCGGCGTGAGTGAGGGCCGCTGGCGGCTCGACATCAGCGACCAGGGCCGCGGATTCGCGCCGAATGCCGCGGAGAAACTGTTCGACATCCACAATCGCGGCAGCGGCGAAGGTATTACGCACGGCGCGGGTCTCGGGCTCGGGATCGCGCGGCAGCTCGCGCGCCGCATGGGTGGCGACGTGTCGGCGCATAGCGCGGGGCCGGGTCTGGGCGCGGTGTTCAGCGTCACCCTGATGCTGGCGCCTCACCCGACCCTGCCGCTCGGGTCGGAAGGCGCGGCGCATGGTTGA
- a CDS encoding glutamate-1-semialdehyde 2,1-aminomutase, which produces MTHSSAEPSPAASPSTSQKLPLARSAALYARAEALIPAGVSSPVRAFRKVGGTPIFFKQAQGAHATDEDGNRYLDFCMAWGPLILGHAHPRVVEAVQRAAADGLAFGTAYRGEGELAERVLAAYPYADQVRFVVSGTEAVATAVRLARASNGRRRILKFDGCYHGHVDSLMVKAGSGVITQGLADSAGVPAQVAADTLVIPLGDVAALEQAFREQGKDIAAAIIEPLPANNGLLIQSHEYLRKLRELTRANGTVLIFDEVITGFRFGYHGYDKVSGVEPDLTTLGKIVGGGLPVAAVLGKHALLKQLAPLGPVYQAGTMAGNPVCLAAGIATLTELAEGGAYRHIEMLGKHLDAAFAKHALRNQAQLPRVGPIVWPYFDVNATLPVAASSITANAITDYHARYRGWLARGVYLPPSAYEVCFLSAAHTTADIDKLLDVLASNDRT; this is translated from the coding sequence GTGACTCATTCATCCGCGGAGCCGTCGCCGGCTGCAAGCCCATCGACCTCTCAGAAACTGCCGCTCGCGCGTTCGGCCGCGTTATACGCCCGCGCTGAAGCGCTGATCCCGGCGGGCGTCTCGAGCCCGGTACGCGCCTTCCGCAAGGTCGGCGGCACGCCTATCTTCTTCAAGCAGGCGCAAGGTGCGCACGCCACCGACGAAGACGGCAATCGTTACCTCGACTTCTGCATGGCGTGGGGTCCGCTGATCCTCGGGCACGCGCACCCGCGCGTGGTCGAAGCCGTGCAGCGCGCCGCCGCGGACGGGCTCGCCTTCGGCACCGCGTATCGCGGCGAAGGCGAACTCGCGGAGCGCGTGCTGGCGGCCTATCCATATGCCGATCAGGTGCGCTTCGTGGTCAGCGGCACGGAGGCGGTGGCCACCGCAGTGCGTCTGGCGCGCGCCTCCAACGGCCGCCGGCGGATCCTCAAGTTCGACGGCTGCTACCACGGTCATGTCGATTCGCTGATGGTCAAGGCGGGCAGCGGCGTGATCACGCAGGGGCTTGCCGACAGCGCCGGGGTGCCCGCGCAGGTCGCGGCCGACACGCTGGTCATTCCGCTCGGCGACGTCGCTGCGCTGGAACAGGCATTCCGGGAGCAGGGCAAGGACATCGCCGCGGCGATCATCGAACCTCTGCCGGCCAACAACGGTCTGCTGATCCAGTCGCACGAGTATCTGCGGAAGTTGCGCGAACTCACGCGTGCGAATGGCACGGTGCTGATCTTCGACGAAGTCATCACCGGATTCCGCTTCGGCTACCACGGCTACGACAAGGTGTCAGGCGTGGAGCCCGACCTCACCACGCTCGGCAAGATCGTTGGCGGTGGCCTGCCGGTTGCGGCGGTGCTCGGCAAACACGCATTGCTCAAGCAGCTGGCGCCGCTCGGGCCGGTTTACCAGGCGGGTACGATGGCGGGCAATCCAGTCTGCCTGGCGGCCGGCATCGCCACTTTGACCGAGCTCGCCGAAGGCGGCGCCTACCGGCACATCGAGATGTTAGGCAAACACCTCGACGCGGCCTTCGCGAAGCATGCTCTCAGGAACCAGGCGCAGCTGCCGCGTGTCGGCCCGATCGTCTGGCCGTATTTCGACGTCAATGCCACGTTGCCCGTGGCGGCTTCATCCATCACCGCCAACGCCATCACCGACTACCATGCGCGTTACCGCGGCTGGCTGGCGCGCGGCGTGTACCTGCCGCCGTCGGCGTACGAGGTCTGTTTCCTGTCCGCGGCTCACACCACGGCGGATATCGATAAACTGCTCGACGTGCTGGCCAGCAACGACAGGACCTGA